DNA from Sulfurimonas gotlandica GD1:
AAGGTCTGCAAAGTGTTGTATTTGGGAAAAGCGATGCCTTTGTAAATACACTAGCCCAAACTAGTTATGCTATAGCAAAGCGTCAGCTAAACGACTTGCGAATCGTAGGACGTACAGATATGTACACAGAATTAGGTTTTGGCATCTCATCAGAGCATCCACTCTTAAAGAGTATTATGAACAAGGCACTCAATAATATAGATCCAAATATTCAAAACGATATTTTATCAAAATGGATTCAGCAGAAGTATGTAGAAAAACCTGATTATACTGCTTTTTTTGTAGCCTTGGGTGTTTTTTTTGTTATAGCTGTTATAGTCTTGATTCTTTATATAAAAGTTCAAAAAGAGACAGAGGCAAAGATTCATGCACAATATAAGATGCTAGAACAGCAGAGTAAAATGGCATCTATGGGTGAGATGCTCGACGCTGTTGCTCACCAGTGGAAGCAACCACTAAATGCTATTTCCATGTATCTTGATTTGATGAAAGAAGATTTCGATGATGGAATTGTAGACCGTGCTTACATAGATGAGATGCAAAAAGCCACTCACTCTCAAATAACACATATGACAACTACTCTTAGTGAGTTTAGAAACTTTTTTCGTCCTAACGCAGATGTAGTAGAGTTTAATCTTTTACAAAATATAGAGTCTGTTTTACTTCTTACTAAAGATGAGTTTTTGAAAAACGATATAAATATAGAAGTTGATGTAGATGCGAATATAACTATCAAAGGTAATGAGAATGAGTTTAAGCATCTGGTGTTAAATATTATAAACAATTCAAAAGACGCTTTTAATGAAAATGATGTGAAGAATCGTAGTATATTTATCAGAGCAACCAAAAATGAAGAAGCTGTGAGTATGGAGATAGAAGATAGTGCAGGTGGAATTCCTGAGAATGTTATAAAACGTATTTTTGAGGCTAATTTTACGACTAAATCAGCATCTAAAGGTACAGGAATAGGACTTTATATGAGCTCACAAATAGTAGAGAAAATGGGCGGTAAACTAAGTGTTGAAAATATCAATAATGGGGCATGTTTTTTCATTAATTTTAGTATTAGTTAATTTAATGATAAAATTTCAAAATTAGAACAAGGAAAAAAATGAAAGCAATAGCACTTTTTAGTGGTGGGTTAGATTCAACTTTGGCTATGAAGTTAATCATAGATCAAGGAATTGATGTCTTGGCTGTAAATATCTCTACAGGTTTTGGTAGTACAAAAGATAGACTTGAACATATGCAAAATATGTGTGACCAAGTTGGTGCAGAACTTAAAATTATTGATATTCAGAGTGAGTTCTTACAAGATGTATTGTTTGATCCAAAACATGGTTATGGAAAAAATTTCAATCCTTGCATAGATTGTCATGCTAAAATGTTTGCCGTTGCAAAAAGAATCATGGAAGCGGAAGGTGCAAGCTTTTTGGTAAGTGGTGAAGTTATGGGACAACGTCCTATGAGTCAAAACAAAGAAGCTCTACAAACAGTTCTAAATGAGAGCAACTGTGAGGGTCTTCTTCTTCGTCCCATGTCTGCAAAGATGCTTGATCCAACTATAGCAGAGCAAAATGGCTGGGTAGACAGAGAGAAGCTAGAGGGCATCACTGGAAGAAGCCGCGACAGACAGTTAGAGTTAGCAAAAGAGATAGGTCTCGCTGATTTTGAATCTCCTGGTGGCGGATGTCTCTTAACTGATGAGAACTTTGCTAAAAAAATGCTTGATTTTATCAAGTATGATAAGTTTGAAGTAAGAGATATTCCTGTAATGAAATTTGGTCGCCACCTTCGTCTGAGCGATGGTGCCAAGCTTGTAGTAGGTAGGAACAAAGAAGAGAATGGTTACTTACAAGATATAGATAATGACAAGTTCTATCACGTAAAAACTATTGGAGTTCCAGGTCCACATGCACTACTGAGCAAAGATGCTAGTGATGAAGACAAAGAGTTGGCAAAAAAAGTGATTTTAACTTACTGTAAAGCAAAACCACAAAACAGTTATACTCTTAGTTTAGATGGTTCAGAGAGTCAAAGCTCCCCATATGCATCTAGAGATGAGATACAAGCTTTTACAATTTTATAAATCTTTGTTATACTAATGCAATTCGAAAAAAATTAAGGAACTTTATTATGGCCGGTATTCATTTTCAATTTGAAGATTTTAAACAACTTCTTCGTTTAAATATAGGTATAGCAGACAGACTTGATGAAAATCGCGCTGAGAGTTTTACAATATTGTATTGTGATTTGAGTGAAGTAGAAGATGAGAAAATCACTAGAGCCCTACAAAAAATACTTAGAACTTCCGATACTATAGCCAATCATGAGACAGACTATTTCTTTGTTCTTCCATACACAGATAAGTATGGTGCAGACATTGTTAAAAAACTGTTTGATAAATTTTTTAACAAGTTCCTAAACTCTTTTTTAATCAGCTACCCGGTAGATGGAGAGAGTGGTGATGAACTGACAGAAATTCTGCAAACTAGTGTTAAACACTTTTGTAAAAAAGATTTAGACTACTTAGATTTACTAAAGTAGTCTTTAGAATTTTTGTAAAACTCTATCGCATCTGATATTTTCTGCTCTTTATAAATCTTTTTATCACATACTAACCTACATTTTATTTTTGGATTGTTCGCAGCTTTTTCATTCTCAATAGTTTTTTTTGTTTCATAAGCCGATAGCTCAAAACTATTTGATTCTGGAGATTCAAATGGACTAAATGCCAATAGCAGTGCTGGGAAAAAAGTAAAAAGCAGTTTATTCATAGGCACAATATCGACGTAGTCCGAAATATATTTAATCCATTATATGAAATATATTGGAATAGTTAATGCTTTATTATATAAAAACTGCCTATTTTAGGCTATATAAGGAGCTCAAGATGATTTCATTAGAAACAAAGACTGATGCGACACCATCTTCACCTCTCGGTTTGTCAACTCCTGAGAAAGAGCCAACACTTTCCTTCTCCCAACTCCTAAAAGGGGCAGGCAAAAAAGATGACAAAGTTATCCAAAATGGTGCTTTAGTCCTATCACTTGGCAATGAAAAAGATGTAAAGTCTAATGTAATAACATCTTCAAAAACAGATACTCTTCTATCGCTTTTAAAAGGTAAAGACGCAAAAGAGGGTGACTCTATAAAGGTACTACAAGAGCCACTTGAACTAAACCCTAAAATCACACAAAATATGACTCCAAAAGAGATAAAAGCTTTAATCTCAGATGCAAAACAATATTTAAAGTCAAAAATTTTAGACAGTGATGCATATAAACAATCACAAATAAAAGAACTTCCAAAAACACTTAAAGGCTTGGCAACTCTAGCAAAAAATTATGGAATTGATATATCTAAAGTAAGTATAGAAGAAGTCCAAATTAAAGCTAGTCAACTCTCTAGTGCAAAAATAGATGTAAAAGCTGATAAAGCAGAAGCTAAGACAGCTCCAGTAGTTTTAAGTAGTGTTAAAGAGAGTGTTAAAGCACCAAAGATAGCTACTGAAACAGGAGTTGTAAAAGCTCAGAGTAAAATACAAGATCAAGAAATAGTAGAAGATAAAAAAATAAATACAAAAAAAGAAGTTGAATCTACAAAACAAACACCACTTTTTAAAGCTCAAAATATAAAAGAGCATACAACTGAGCAGATAGTTACAGCTAGAGAGTTCAAGATTGAAGAAAAAACACCAAAAGAAAAAGCCGATGAAACGCTAAAAATGCTTCTTCGCGGTGATAAACCATCTGTTTCCAGTAGTGGACTAACAGCAGATTTTTCTGTTGCAACAGCAAGAGTTATTGCTCCTAATGCGACTTCAGATGCTTCAAGAAGTCTGGAAAAACTTCTTCATGGAGAGACTTCTAGTGAACATAATAATGGCTCTAATGCAAAACTTGAAAATTCTGCAACTCTAAAAGCTGATAGCTTCGAAGTGAAACTAAATGAAGCTAAGCAGATGATTAAGTATATTTCACAAGATGTGAAAACTGCTATAGAAGATTATAAGTCTCCATTTACTAGAGTAAAAGTTCAACTTAATCCTCAAAAACTTGGAGAAGTTGATTTGACAATTGTTCAAAGAGGTAAAAATTTACATGTTAGTATCAGCTCAAACAACACAGCTATCAATACTCTTTCAATGAATGCAAATGAGTTAAAAGTTCAACTTAGTAATAATGGAATAAATAATGCTACATTAAACTTTAACAGCAGCTCACAAAATGGTGATTCAAACCCTGGTCAACAGCAAAATCGCCAAAATGAAAAAAGAGCTGACGAAGAGTATAACTATTTTGAGAATGAAGAACAAAATGAAGAGGTTTTAAGCTCTTTAGAAATCGTAGTTCCGAACTACGCTTAAAGGATACGACATGGCAATCACATCAACAGGCTTAAATGCCGCAACAAACGTAGATACTGTAGCTTCAACAGCAGCAGTAGATAAAACAGTTTTAGGTAAAGATGACTTTATGACTCTTCTTTTGGTTGAGCTTCAGCATCAAGATCCGACTGAACCTATGGACAGTGAGAAAATTCTAACTCAGACCTCTCAACTAGCAGGTTTGGAGTCAGCAGAAAATACTAACAAAGCGTTAGAAAGCTTAGCAGCTTCTTTATCTGCTTCACAAAACTTTTCATCAATTTCAGCAATTGGTAAAACAGCTGATTTAGGTAGTAATGCTATCGCACATGATGAAGGTACGCCAAGTTCGTTTGAGGTTTATTTTCCACAAGAGATACAAGCAGGTACTTTAGAAATTCTAGATAGTGAAGGTACTATTGTTAGCACTATGAATGTTGATCCAAATCCAGCAGGAACTTATCAGTTTGACTGGGACGGTACTCTTACAAATGGAAATGCCGCTGAAAGCGGAGTGTACTATGTAACTTCTAGTTATACAAATCCAGCTGGAGAAGCACAAACAACAAGAATGGGAACTTATCCTATAGAAGCTGTAAGATTTGAGAATGGTAGTGCACTTGTAAAAGTTGGCTCAAACTATGTTCCATTAGAAAATATAGTAGAAGTTTACTAAAGGATTCATCATGATGACTCAAGCTTTTTATACTGGAATATCCGGTCTTAAGTCTAACCAGGGCGGTATAAATATTATAACGGATAATCTGGCAAATATTTCAACAGTAGGTTTTCGTGGATATAACACAGAATTTGCTTCTATGTTTGAAGATAATTTAAATACTACATCTAAGAACTCTGCTACAAGTAGTACTATTGGTGCCGGTGTTAAGCTTCAAGCTGCTACTATGAATAGAGATCAAGGTGTAATTCAAATTTCAGATAAAAGTACAGATTTAGCAATAGTTGGAAATGGCTGGTTTGGTATTCAAGGTGAGAAAGATACTATGTATACTAGAGGAGGTAATTTTACTTTTGATAGAGATAGTGATCTTATTACTCAAGATGGATTCTACGTTTTAGGTACAATGGGTGCTAATATTCAAGATGATGTACTAACTGGTATTTTAGATGAGGTTAAACTTGGGGATGTTAAATCTCAAGAAAAGCTTCGTTTTCCTCAAACTTTAACTTATCCATCAGTAGCATCAACAACAGCAAAATTTCTTGGTAACATCGGTACTGATGATGAAGCTAGAACTATAGGCGCGGGAGTTATTGATGGACTTAATAATAGAAATCACTTAAGACTATCTTTTACAAAAGTAGTTCCACAAGTTTTACCTGGCAGTCAGTGGGATGTAACAGCAACAACACAAACTCTTGATGGAACTACTATTTATGATACACAAACAGGTGGTGCAAGCTTTGATTCTAGAGGAGCTTTAATCTCTACTACACTAACAAGTATTGATAACAACGGTTCTCCTGTCGCAATAGATTTGGGAAGTGGTTTTGATGGTGTTGTAGCTATTTCTAATATTCCTATTAGTGCTTCTAGTTTAGCAGATGGTACACAAGGTGGGGATTTAGAAGGCTATAGTGTAAATAAAAATGCAGAAGTAATTGCTACATTTACGAACGGTCTACAAAGCAGTGTTGGAAAAATAGCAGTTTATCATTTTAGAAATGAGCAGGGACTTGATCGCGCAAGTGGAGCTAGATTTTTTGAAGGTAAAAATAGCGGAAGCCCACTTTTTTATCAAGATTCTAGTGGAGAAAATATTATAGGTACAGATATATTGAATTTTCACCTTGAGGGTTCAAACGTTCAAATGACAACAGGATTGACGGATCTAATTATTTTTCAAAGAGCATATGATGCAAATTCTAAGTCTATAACAACGGCAGACCAGATGATGCAAAAAGCACTACAAATGGATGCCTAGAGCATCCACCCTTACCTCTCAACTAACACAACTAACTAACAAACACAATCTTTTCAATACTCTTAAAAGTTGGAACACTAAATGCTATTTATCTATACTATAAGATAAAAAAGGATTTACGATGTTAAAATCACTTTTCTCCGGTGTATCCGGACTACAATCGCACCAAGTTGCGATGGATGTAGAGTCAAATAATATTGCGAATGTTAATACAACAGGTTTCAAATACTCTCGTGCAAATTTTTCAGACCTTTTAGCTCAAACAAAAGCAATCGCTACCGCTCCTCAAGGTGCACTTGGTGGTAAAAATCCAGTTCAAGTTGGACTAGGTTCCACTATTAGCTCAATGACTCGTATATTCTCACAAGGTTCAGTTCAGAACTCTGATAAAAATACGGATGTTGCAATCCAAGGAGATGGTTTTTATATCGTTTCTCCAGACGGTGGTAATACTTACAAATACACTCGTGCGGGTGACTTTAAGTTTGATGCAGGTGGAAACTTCGTTGATAACAATGGATTTGTTACTCAAGGATGGTTAAGAGATCCTATTTCTGGAAAAGTTGATTCAACTGCCCCAATTACTGATATTAATATTCCTCCAGGATTAACGACTCCGGCGAGTGCGAGTCAAGAGGTTGTTTTAAAGGCAAACTTAAACTCTG
Protein-coding regions in this window:
- a CDS encoding ATP-binding protein is translated as MRILWLAILISLELLSASIDFSEEEKLWMEQNRVVTYVGDPDWLPFEAFDDKGNYVGIVADLLKHIEKITPLKFKIMRTSSWQDSIETMKSKQVMMMSQSKDYNTQTTELLSEIYYKNPIVIVMNHKQRYVSSLYNIKDKKIAISSTEGFFKKIKEKYPAIKFVEVKSIKEGLQSVVFGKSDAFVNTLAQTSYAIAKRQLNDLRIVGRTDMYTELGFGISSEHPLLKSIMNKALNNIDPNIQNDILSKWIQQKYVEKPDYTAFFVALGVFFVIAVIVLILYIKVQKETEAKIHAQYKMLEQQSKMASMGEMLDAVAHQWKQPLNAISMYLDLMKEDFDDGIVDRAYIDEMQKATHSQITHMTTTLSEFRNFFRPNADVVEFNLLQNIESVLLLTKDEFLKNDINIEVDVDANITIKGNENEFKHLVLNIINNSKDAFNENDVKNRSIFIRATKNEEAVSMEIEDSAGGIPENVIKRIFEANFTTKSASKGTGIGLYMSSQIVEKMGGKLSVENINNGACFFINFSIS
- a CDS encoding flagellar hook-length control protein FliK, which gives rise to MISLETKTDATPSSPLGLSTPEKEPTLSFSQLLKGAGKKDDKVIQNGALVLSLGNEKDVKSNVITSSKTDTLLSLLKGKDAKEGDSIKVLQEPLELNPKITQNMTPKEIKALISDAKQYLKSKILDSDAYKQSQIKELPKTLKGLATLAKNYGIDISKVSIEEVQIKASQLSSAKIDVKADKAEAKTAPVVLSSVKESVKAPKIATETGVVKAQSKIQDQEIVEDKKINTKKEVESTKQTPLFKAQNIKEHTTEQIVTAREFKIEEKTPKEKADETLKMLLRGDKPSVSSSGLTADFSVATARVIAPNATSDASRSLEKLLHGETSSEHNNGSNAKLENSATLKADSFEVKLNEAKQMIKYISQDVKTAIEDYKSPFTRVKVQLNPQKLGEVDLTIVQRGKNLHVSISSNNTAINTLSMNANELKVQLSNNGINNATLNFNSSSQNGDSNPGQQQNRQNEKRADEEYNYFENEEQNEEVLSSLEIVVPNYA
- a CDS encoding flagellar hook-basal body complex protein, whose amino-acid sequence is MMTQAFYTGISGLKSNQGGINIITDNLANISTVGFRGYNTEFASMFEDNLNTTSKNSATSSTIGAGVKLQAATMNRDQGVIQISDKSTDLAIVGNGWFGIQGEKDTMYTRGGNFTFDRDSDLITQDGFYVLGTMGANIQDDVLTGILDEVKLGDVKSQEKLRFPQTLTYPSVASTTAKFLGNIGTDDEARTIGAGVIDGLNNRNHLRLSFTKVVPQVLPGSQWDVTATTQTLDGTTIYDTQTGGASFDSRGALISTTLTSIDNNGSPVAIDLGSGFDGVVAISNIPISASSLADGTQGGDLEGYSVNKNAEVIATFTNGLQSSVGKIAVYHFRNEQGLDRASGARFFEGKNSGSPLFYQDSSGENIIGTDILNFHLEGSNVQMTTGLTDLIIFQRAYDANSKSITTADQMMQKALQMDA
- a CDS encoding argininosuccinate synthase domain-containing protein codes for the protein MKAIALFSGGLDSTLAMKLIIDQGIDVLAVNISTGFGSTKDRLEHMQNMCDQVGAELKIIDIQSEFLQDVLFDPKHGYGKNFNPCIDCHAKMFAVAKRIMEAEGASFLVSGEVMGQRPMSQNKEALQTVLNESNCEGLLLRPMSAKMLDPTIAEQNGWVDREKLEGITGRSRDRQLELAKEIGLADFESPGGGCLLTDENFAKKMLDFIKYDKFEVRDIPVMKFGRHLRLSDGAKLVVGRNKEENGYLQDIDNDKFYHVKTIGVPGPHALLSKDASDEDKELAKKVILTYCKAKPQNSYTLSLDGSESQSSPYASRDEIQAFTIL
- a CDS encoding flagellar hook capping FlgD N-terminal domain-containing protein, whose amino-acid sequence is MAITSTGLNAATNVDTVASTAAVDKTVLGKDDFMTLLLVELQHQDPTEPMDSEKILTQTSQLAGLESAENTNKALESLAASLSASQNFSSISAIGKTADLGSNAIAHDEGTPSSFEVYFPQEIQAGTLEILDSEGTIVSTMNVDPNPAGTYQFDWDGTLTNGNAAESGVYYVTSSYTNPAGEAQTTRMGTYPIEAVRFENGSALVKVGSNYVPLENIVEVY